Within the Thermocladium sp. ECH_B genome, the region TAAGGCGAGCGCTGGTTAACCAATGCATGTGAGTGGCCGGCTCGAGGTAATCATACGGCTTCAGAGACATGTAGGTTCCCTCCTCGGCTTCAGTTCCTTCAATGGATTGAGGCGGCTCTATTATTAATCGAGTCGGCAATGAATGCATCCTTGTCACCTTAATCAACTTNAGCCTATCAATCATGGTCATCCTTATCGTAATGGGGTTCTCGATTGCACCAATCCATTTGCCTCGTATTCTCATCAATAATGCGTCATCTGTGTGCTTAATTACGGNGATGCTTAGGTGAGGGTCAACTTGAGCCTCAATGCTCGCTTCCTTACAGGGATGCCTTATGCTTACCTCAGCCTCTTCTCTCCATCGTNTTCTATTATCGCTTATGTGAATTAGGGGGACCCGCGAGATGCATTGGGATAGATCCAAGTACGCATTAATTACATATAATGATAATCCAAGCACCGTGCCTGAGACCATGAATGCCTCCTTAATGAGGCCCAGGAAAAGAAGTAAATACATGGTGGATATCAATGCCAGAACCATGTATGATGCGTGAATCCTCATTTAAGTCTCCTCGAGAAGGGAGNCTCGGTTTCCTCAATTATCTTCCGGATCAAGTCCTTGGGGTTCCCTCTTATGGTGAATACCCTATGCGAGAGCACAAGCGGTGCAAGTAACTTAACGTCATCAATGCTCACCGCATCCTCATCATTTAATAAGGCCCATGCCCTGGATAGCTTGGCAAGCATCTGTATCGCCCGTGGACTCGCCCCTAACCTGATTGCTGGGTTCCTCCTCGTTGCTTCGCCTATCTCCACTATGTAATCCCTAACCTCATCGCTTATGGTCATCCTCTTAACCTGTGATTGAAGCATCTCTATGTCCTCTATCGATACTATTGATCGCACTACCCCCACATCAGAGTAATCTGAATCAATTAACTTGGTCTCCACCTCACGGGTGGGGTATTCCATCTCTATCTTTATCATGAATCTATCTAACTCCGCCTCCGGTAATGGGTATGTCCCCTCCATCTCCAATGGATCCTGAGTGGCTATAACCATAAATGGTTGAGGTAATGGGTAAGTCATGGAGCCAATCGTTACTTGCCGTNCCTGCATTGCCTCAAGTAGCGCTGCTTGAGTGCGTGGCGGTGCCCTATTTATCTCATCAACTAATATTATGCTGGCAAATATGGGTCCCGGCCTTGGCTCTAACTCGCCGGTCTTAGGGTTATACACTAATGTTCCGGTTACATCGCTGGGAAACATATCTGGCGTGAATTGAATTCTACTGAATTTCAGGGAAAGCGCCTTGGCGAATGCCTTAGCTAATGTAGTTTTAGCTAAGCCAGGAGGTCCCTCTATGAGCGCGTGACCTTGGGAAATCAGGGTTGCCAGGAGAAGCTTTACCTCTAATTCCCTGCCTAAAACGACCTTAGATACCTCACTCGTCACTAGCAATGCGATTCTGCTGCCCAGAGACACTGGGCAGAATCAAGCGTTGCGACTTAAAAACTAGTCGCCGGTGAATAATGTAGTTATTGCTTTCATATTTTTGCGTGTCCATTGAGTGGTAACGCTCTTCGCAATGAGTGGAGAGGAAGCAACGATATATAATAATAAATAGAAATATATCTTCTCACTGCTTGAATTATTAGAAAAAGTTTAAACACTTAATTAAGTTTGTTGAGGCTAATGTCTGTGGCTGTTATTGATTTAAGGAAGAAATTCGGCTCAATAGTTGCAATTGATGGGGTCAACCTAACCGCGTCGAGGGGAGAAACCATTGCCTTGGTTGGTCCCAATGGTGCGGGTAAAACCACGCTGCTTAAAATCATGTCGGGTATATTGAAGCCCGATGAGGGCAAGGTATTGATTAATGGAGTGGAATCAACGAGTCCCCGAGCCAAGCGAAGCATTGGATTCATGACTCCCATGGATAGGGGAGTCTACTGGAGGCTAAGTGCGATTGATAACCTAGTGTTCTTTGGCACATTATATGGGCTTTCAATAGGTGAGGCTAGGCGTCGGGCCAGGGAGGTTCTTGAATTGATGGGCCTAGGTGACCACGCGAATAGTAGGGTGGCTACGTTCAGTACGGGCATGATGAGGAGACTAGAGCTTGGGAGGGCCTTAATGCATGATCCTGACGTTCTTCTCCTGGATGAGCCCACGAGCGGAATAGATGTTGATGGCAAGAAGAAGATATTGGACTATATAAGAGTGCTGAGGGATAAGCTAGTGATAATAGCCAGCCATGATCCGCAGGAAATATCGTTAGCCTCAAGGGTTCTATATTTTA harbors:
- a CDS encoding magnesium chelatase, encoding MSLGSRIALLVTSEVSKVVLGRELEVKLLLATLISQGHALIEGPPGLAKTTLAKAFAKALSLKFSRIQFTPDMFPSDVTGTLVYNPKTGELEPRPGPIFASIILVDEINRAPPRTQAALLEAMQXRQVTIGSMTYPLPQPFMVIATQDPLEMEGTYPLPEAELDRFMIKIEMEYPTREVETKLIDSDYSDVGVVRSIVSIEDIEMLQSQVKRMTISDEVRDYIVEIGEATRRNPAIRLGASPRAIQMLAKLSRAWALLNDEDAVSIDDVKLLAPLVLSHRVFTIRGNPKDLIRKIIEETEXPFSRRLK
- a CDS encoding ABC transporter, whose protein sequence is MSVAVIDLRKKFGSIVAIDGVNLTASRGETIALVGPNGAGKTTLLKIMSGILKPDEGKVLINGVESTSPRAKRSIGFMTPMDRGVYWRLSAIDNLVFFGTLYGLSIGEARRRAREVLELMGLGDHANSRVATFSTGMMRRLELGRALMHDPDVLLLDEPTSGIDVDGKKKILDYIRVLRDKLVIIASHDPQEISLASRVLYFNKKIVEESGPLKIVKILVRGRLMVGNDGFKVINMGSNEFLLEMDINRFSSFIRQSSNYLEGDILDIDVEVASEGRIAKRRWGEHGIN